The following are encoded together in the Dyella terrae genome:
- a CDS encoding ExbD/TolR family protein: MAFSSGSGKGPMADINVTPLVDVMLVLLIIFMITAPMLTHKVKIDLPQPNPNVVQPENPPEPVRLKIDQSGALYWNDTPVDELGLKAQLAVIGGLGDPAKQPEVQINADDGVAYEHVARVLADAKSYGLTKIGFTEGQ, from the coding sequence ATGGCATTCAGTTCTGGAAGTGGCAAGGGTCCCATGGCCGACATCAACGTCACGCCGCTCGTCGACGTGATGCTGGTGCTCCTGATCATCTTCATGATCACGGCTCCGATGCTGACTCATAAGGTGAAGATCGATCTTCCGCAGCCGAACCCGAACGTGGTTCAGCCGGAAAATCCGCCGGAACCCGTCCGCCTCAAGATCGACCAGTCCGGCGCGCTGTACTGGAACGATACCCCGGTGGACGAGCTTGGCCTGAAGGCACAGCTCGCGGTGATCGGTGGTCTGGGCGACCCGGCCAAGCAGCCGGAAGTGCAGATCAATGCCGATGACGGCGTCGCTTACGAGCACGTCGCCCGCGTGTTGGCCGACGCCAAGAGCTACGGCCTCACGAAGATCGGTTTCACTGAAGGTCAGTAA
- a CDS encoding pyridoxine 5'-phosphate synthase, with protein sequence MTLLSVNVNKIAVLRNSRGGIEPDVLRAAHTCIDAGCGGITVHPRPDQRHIRPDDVRALAAITRGRVEYNIEGNPFAPARGSYPGLIELAREVRPTQVTLVPDGDGQITSDHGFDLTRDIDTLKPLVAALRDIGCRVSLFVDSGATGFDAAFAIGVQRIEIYTGPYAEAFEEGHVQEELDRCAETARRAQQAGLAVNAGHDLSQANLGTFKAAIPGLAEVSIGHALVGEALYEGLTTTVRKYLQILR encoded by the coding sequence ATGACCCTGCTCAGCGTCAACGTCAACAAAATTGCCGTGCTGCGCAATTCGCGCGGCGGCATCGAGCCCGATGTGCTTCGTGCGGCCCATACCTGCATTGATGCAGGTTGCGGTGGTATCACTGTGCATCCACGTCCTGATCAGCGTCACATCCGTCCTGACGATGTGCGCGCGCTTGCGGCAATCACGCGCGGTCGGGTCGAGTACAACATTGAAGGCAATCCCTTTGCACCGGCGCGCGGGAGTTATCCCGGCCTCATCGAGCTGGCGCGCGAGGTGCGCCCGACGCAAGTGACGCTGGTGCCTGATGGCGACGGCCAGATAACCTCCGATCACGGTTTTGATCTGACCCGGGACATCGACACACTGAAGCCCCTGGTCGCCGCGCTACGCGACATCGGTTGCCGCGTGAGCCTTTTCGTGGATTCAGGAGCTACCGGCTTCGACGCGGCCTTTGCCATTGGTGTCCAGCGAATCGAGATCTACACCGGTCCCTATGCCGAGGCCTTCGAAGAAGGGCATGTGCAGGAGGAGCTCGATCGGTGTGCTGAAACCGCACGCCGCGCGCAACAAGCGGGTCTGGCCGTCAATGCCGGACATGACTTGAGCCAAGCCAACCTGGGCACGTTCAAGGCAGCCATTCCTGGGCTTGCCGAAGTGTCGATCGGGCACGCGTTGGTAGGTGAGGCGCTTTACGAAGGCCTGACAACCACGGTGCGGAAGTACCTGCAGATCCTGCGCTGA
- a CDS encoding 4'-phosphopantetheinyl transferase family protein, producing the protein MITTDGQSPAQLAAELGDEEIHVWRLAYDHHEGRKPLLAMLGAYLGVSPADIALETSEHGRPALTGSQRDTLSFNWSHSHDQALIAIARGVLPGVDLERMRAHPKAVPIAQRYFSPDETAALEALPAGQRDRAFLELWTAKEAVLKALGRGLAFGLHRLSIAAYGDLPVLHRLDGDEANQWQLHRLMLDDAHVGSLAWRGTPRRIRQWTLAGTD; encoded by the coding sequence ATGATCACGACCGATGGCCAGTCCCCGGCCCAGTTGGCGGCGGAGCTGGGGGATGAAGAGATCCACGTCTGGCGCCTTGCGTACGACCATCACGAGGGCCGCAAGCCCTTGTTGGCCATGCTCGGCGCCTATTTGGGCGTGTCGCCAGCCGACATTGCGTTGGAAACCTCGGAGCATGGCCGCCCGGCGTTGACAGGAAGCCAGCGCGACACACTTTCCTTCAACTGGTCGCATAGCCATGACCAGGCGTTGATCGCCATCGCACGCGGCGTGCTGCCCGGCGTGGACCTCGAACGTATGCGCGCCCACCCCAAGGCCGTTCCCATCGCTCAGCGCTATTTCAGCCCGGACGAGACTGCTGCTCTGGAAGCCCTGCCAGCCGGACAACGCGATCGCGCTTTTCTGGAGCTTTGGACGGCCAAGGAAGCGGTGCTCAAGGCATTGGGTCGCGGACTCGCGTTTGGATTGCATCGCCTGAGCATTGCCGCGTACGGCGACTTGCCGGTGCTTCATCGGTTGGATGGCGACGAAGCAAACCAGTGGCAATTGCATCGCCTGATGCTCGACGACGCGCACGTCGGCAGTCTGGCTTGGCGCGGAACGCCCCGCCGAATCCGACAGTGGACACTTGCCGGCACCGACTGA
- a CDS encoding ExbD/TolR family protein, with the protein MAMSTGGNAGGPMSEINVTPLVDVMLVLLIIFMITAPLMSHRITVELPTANPKVSDTEQVTPMDLAVKPDGTYYLDDIEVSEGELKAKFAVAAQQSPQPELQIRADKTTEYKIVKKVLADAKDAGMVHVGFMTTGKE; encoded by the coding sequence ATGGCAATGAGTACCGGAGGCAATGCCGGCGGTCCGATGTCGGAGATCAACGTTACGCCGCTCGTCGACGTGATGTTGGTGCTGCTGATCATCTTCATGATCACGGCGCCGCTGATGTCCCATCGAATCACGGTGGAACTGCCGACCGCTAATCCGAAGGTTTCGGATACGGAGCAGGTTACGCCGATGGACTTGGCCGTGAAGCCGGATGGCACGTATTACCTCGATGACATTGAAGTCAGCGAGGGCGAGCTGAAGGCAAAGTTCGCGGTTGCGGCGCAGCAGTCGCCGCAGCCCGAACTACAGATCCGTGCGGACAAGACCACGGAATACAAGATCGTGAAGAAGGTCCTCGCCGACGCCAAGGACGCTGGCATGGTGCATGTCGGCTTCATGACGACAGGCAAGGAGTAA